The genomic window GACCTTGTCGAAAGCGGTATCGAGCGCGGACGCGGCGGTGGTAATTCCGGCCTGCCCATACGTCGGCGAACCGGCCGCCATCGCCTGCGCGAGCTGCTTCATCGAATCGAGCACGCCCGTCGTGATCAGCAGCTGAGTACCGTCATTCGACATCGCGATCGACTGACCCGTGTCGATCGCGACAGTGCGCGTGCCCTGCGGATTCGTCGTCGAGTAGTCCGTGTTCGCGCCGGCGCCGGACACGGCGAACGGCGCGGTCAAGGATTGATCGCCACCGAAGAGATACTCGTTGCCAATTTTTGTGTTGCCGAGCGCGACGACCTGCCCGAAGAGCTGCTGCATTTCGGCGCTGGCCACGGCGTGTGTTGCATCGCTCGCCGTCCCGGTGCCTTCCTGAATCGCCAGTTCTTTCGCGCGAGTCACCAGGTCGCCGATCTGCTGGAGGATGTTGTCCTCCAGGCTCACGCGGCTCGAGGCTGCCTGGACGTTCGACTTGTATTGATCGAGCGCGGCGAGGCTCGTGCTCGACGCCATGACTTGGGTTGCGGCGAGCGGATCATCGGACGCCTCGAGCAGCTGCTTGCCCGTCGTGACACGCTGCGACGCCTGTTGCAGCGCGGTCATGTTTTGCGTCAGCCCGGCCAGCTGCTGCTGAACCACCAAGTTGTTGGAAATGCGCATGCGTTCCTCGTAGGATCGCGAGCCACCCGGCAATTGTTGCCGCTGGGTAGACCCACGCGTCTTCAACGAGTATCGGCAGCACGTCGCAGCGACTTGAGCGGCTGCTCTAAACTGTTAGAAGGCAGGTGCTTCCTCACTTCGGCGCTGCGCACCCCCGCTGAGATAGTTTTTTATGGCCACCATTCTCTGTCTCGATGACGAACCCGCGATCGGCCTGATCCTTCAGGACACGCTCGAACGCGCCGGCCATCAGACAGTCTCGGCCCACAATGTCCCGCAGGCCCTGCAGGCGTTGGCCGTCGGGTCCGTCGATCTGATCATCTCGGATTATCGGATGCCCGGCCTCACCGGTCTCGAGTTCCTGGCCCTCTTACGGCAGGAAGGCTATGAGACGCCGCTCATCATGCTGACCGGATACGGCAGCATCGAGCACGCGGTGGCGGCGATCAAAGCCGGCGCGATCGACTACATCACGAAGCCGGTCCGCCCGGAGCAGCTCGAGCTCGCCGTGAAGCAGGCGCTCGAGGTGGTCCGGCTGCGCCGCGAGAACGAGCGGCTGCGGAAAGAAGTGATGGAGTACCGCAACGAGCGGCAGATCATTGGCGACAGCCCGGCCATCCGCCGGGTGTTGCAGACGGTGGCGACCGCCGCGCCGACGCGGGCGACCGTGCTGCTCGAAGGGGAATCCGGCACCGGCAAGGAGCTGTTTGCCCGGGCGATTCACGCCCAGAGCGAGCGGCGCGACGGACCGTTCATCAAGCTGAACTGCGCCGCTCTGCCTGAAGGGCTGGTGGAAAGCGCGCTGTTCGGCCATGAAAAGGGCGCGTTCACCGGGGCGATCAAACGCGTCGAAGGCGCGTTCGAACGCGCGAACGGCGGCACGCTGCTGCTGGACGAAATCTCGGAGATGCGGCTCGATCTCCAGGCCAAACTGCTGCGCGTACTGCAGGAGCAGGAATTCGAGCGCGTCGGCGGATCGTCGGCCATCAAGGTTGACGTCCGGATCATCGCGACGACGAATCGCGATCTGGCCGCCTACTCGGCCGCCGGGCACTTCCGGCAGGACCTCTACTATAGATTAGGCGTCATTCCGGTTCGGTTACCCCCGTTGCGCGAGCGGAAGGAAGACATTCCCCTGCTCGCCTATCGATTCGCATCGCATTACGCGCAGGAGATCGGGAAGGAAATCTCCGGGATCGCGCCGGATGCGCTGTCGCTGTTGCAGCAATACGATTGGCCGGGTAATGTCCGCGAGTTGCAGCATGCGGTGGAACGGGCGGTGATCCTCAGCGGCGAGAAGCTCATACCGCTGCACGCGTTCGACGGACAGCGGTTCGGCCTGAGCGGAGCTTGGAGCGGCCCGACACCATCGCGCATCTCGGGCGACTTTGCGGCAATCTCGATCGGATCGGGCACACCGGCCGTCGGGACGATGACCGTGCCCGACGGCGCGGTGGTGCTGACGTCGCTCAATGTCGGCGAGGCCGAAGCGAAGTTGATCGAGCGCGCGCTGGAGGTGTCGAGCGGGAATCGCACGAAGGCCGCGGAGCTGCTCGGAATTAGTGTCAGAACGCTACGAAACAAGCTCAACGCCGAAAAGGTCGGCGCGGACGGAGGAGGCAGCGAATGACGGGACGACTTGGATTAGCGATCATCTGCGGCGGGGTGTTGGCACTTGGGTGCCGCACCCCGTCTTCACTTACCAACGTGCCGGTGGCAGCGCCTGCCACCGAATGGCCGGCGCCTGCGATACGACGGACGTACTCGCTGCTTCCAACGCCGAAGACGGTCGCATGGGGCTGGTACGACGCCGCCGGTGAACCCGTCTTACACGTGGAATCGGGCGACCAGGTGCACCTGCGCGCGCTGTCGACGTGTTCGCCGCAATCACTGATCCGTAGCGGGCTCGACTCCAACCGCGTCGAAAAGCTGGCGAAGGACATATTTGCCGCGCGCTCATCCATGAAATGGGGCCCGGGCGGCCACATTCTCACCGGCCCCATCTATGTCGATGGAGCTGACTCAGGCGATGTACTCGAAATTCGCTTTCGCTCGATCAAGCCGGCGATCGACTACGGATGCAATTCGTTTGGGCCAAGGAGCGGCTTTCTGCCCGAGGATTTTCCGGGCAAGTCGCAGTCGAAGATCATCGAGCTCGACACGGTGCGGATGGTCGGGCATTTCGCCCCGGGCATCGACATTCCGCTGCACCCGTTCTTCGGCAGCGTCGGGCTCGCGCCGCCGGCTTCGTTCGGTCGTGTAAACAGTGCTCCGCCAAGCATTTGGGCGGGCAATCTCGACAATAAGGAATTGGTCGCCGGCACGTCGCTGTTCATTCCGGTGTGGACCAAGGGCGCGCTGCTCGAAGTCGGCGACGGCCACGCGGCGATGGGGAATGGCGAGGTCGACATCACGGCGATCGAGACTTCGCTCATCGGCGACGTGCAGCTCGTCGTGCACAAGAACATGCATCTCGACTGGCCGCGCGCCGAAACACCGACGCACTGGATTGCGATGGGCACCGACTCGGTGCTGGAGAAAGCGACGAAGACGGCTGTTCGCCAGGGCATTCAATTGCTCGTCGACACCTATCATCTGTCGCGCGAGGACGCGTACCAGCTGCTGAGCGTGTCATCGGACGTGGATGTCACCCAGTTGGTTGACGGCACCGTTGGCGTTCACGTGATGATCCCGAAGGCGATCTTCGCGAAAGACTATTCCGGAGCGGCGCGAAAATAGAAGCGTGGGCGGGTGATGAATCGCCGCCGCTTTCTTTCTTCCAGCATGGCCGGCCTCACCGGCCTCGTTGGCGTTGCCGGGATCGCCGAGCTTGCGACCTGGCGCCGCACCGGTCGCCACTTGGGTGTTGGCGTTCACACCGTGACGCCCGATGTCGTGAAGATCCTGCAGTCGCTTCATGTCACGCAGGTCCGCATGACGCTCGACTGGCAGGCGTGGGTGGAGGCGCGCGACCTCAACCATGACGGCGTCCCCGACAATGTCGCCTATCAGCGCAATCTGGCGTCGGCGCTCGGCCAGCTCGATGGGGCGGGAATCGAGTCGTTGATCGTGGTGCACACGCCGCCCGCGGGCGCCGACTACTCGATGACGCAGGGTCGGGCCGCCCTCGCCACGCTGCTCGGACAGCTCGTTCGGACCGCGCCATACCGGAAACGCGTCTGGCAAATCATGAACGAGATGGACGGCGACGCCGGCTTCAACGGCGGGCGCCATGATTGGTTCGGTGCGTCGGACAAGTCGCTTTCGCAGCGTGACCGGGGCGATTTGTATGGCCAGTTTCTGCCTCCCGTATACGACGCGATCAAGTCGGCCGATCCGTCGGCGATCGTGGTGACGGGCGGGATCGCGCTCGAGCCAACCGGCTTCTATAAAGGTCTGGCCCAACGCACCACGAAGTTCGACGCGGTCGCTGTTCACTGCTATGGCCGTCCGGTGGCGCCGGTCTTTCGCTCGAAGTCGATCGCGATGCGCGGCGTCGTTGGGTCGACGCCGCTCTGGTGCACGGAATTCGGCAACAATTCGACCGACGACGCGGCGCAGGCGAACGACATTCGCGACGTCGTCGCTGATTTCGTTCAAAACAACCGGTACGATCGGGCGTACCTCTACAACCTGATCACGGATGTCGCGAAGGGCGACACGTACGGCATCGTGAGGCCCGATCTGGTGCGCCGGCCAGCCGCGAGATTGCTGCTCGACAGCCTTCCCTAGGCTCGTTTGATGAGCTCATCCGCTTCGGTGGATGGGGCGACGGCAAACATTTCCGGCCTGTTTCACCCGGCAAAAGGTGCCGGTGGGGACATTTCTGCCGTCGTGGTCACAGACCACTTCGGACGGCGGAGAGAATCGCGCGGATTCTCATAAACCACTGTCATACAATCGTTTATAATGCTGCAACGAGGCGGAAAACACGTCTCTTCTTTCGTGTTCCATTGTGGTCCGCGCCCTGCTTTTCTCGTGTCGCGAAGCACAGGCACTTCCTACCTCGCGGTCTCGCAGTTCCCTCCTCCGCCCGCCTCCTGACAATGCTGTTCGGCATCATCGGACGCACCACGAACGCCAACGATCTCAAAGACGCGCTCGATTTGAGCGCGCAGCGGACTCGCGCCATCGCGAGCCGGGTCGCACAGGCGTCGGTGAATGGCAACGGGTTCTCGCTGCCGATCGATCCAACCACCGGGCAGCCCGATCCCTCCGCGCAGGCGGATCTCGAGACGGACATGACCGCGTTGGCCGACGAGCAGGTCCGCAGCGATGCGATGACC from Gemmatimonadaceae bacterium includes these protein-coding regions:
- the flgL gene encoding flagellar hook-associated protein FlgL, producing the protein MRISNNLVVQQQLAGLTQNMTALQQASQRVTTGKQLLEASDDPLAATQVMASSTSLAALDQYKSNVQAASSRVSLEDNILQQIGDLVTRAKELAIQEGTGTASDATHAVASAEMQQLFGQVVALGNTKIGNEYLFGGDQSLTAPFAVSGAGANTDYSTTNPQGTRTVAIDTGQSIAMSNDGTQLLITTGVLDSMKQLAQAMAAGSPTYGQAGITTAASALDTAFDKVQTLVGDVGARGKQLDVTQQNLDAYKTNLTTFKSNLQDVDMDTAVTELTNRQMAYQAAMLATSKVMGLTLTDYLK
- a CDS encoding sigma-54 dependent transcriptional regulator, yielding MATILCLDDEPAIGLILQDTLERAGHQTVSAHNVPQALQALAVGSVDLIISDYRMPGLTGLEFLALLRQEGYETPLIMLTGYGSIEHAVAAIKAGAIDYITKPVRPEQLELAVKQALEVVRLRRENERLRKEVMEYRNERQIIGDSPAIRRVLQTVATAAPTRATVLLEGESGTGKELFARAIHAQSERRDGPFIKLNCAALPEGLVESALFGHEKGAFTGAIKRVEGAFERANGGTLLLDEISEMRLDLQAKLLRVLQEQEFERVGGSSAIKVDVRIIATTNRDLAAYSAAGHFRQDLYYRLGVIPVRLPPLRERKEDIPLLAYRFASHYAQEIGKEISGIAPDALSLLQQYDWPGNVRELQHAVERAVILSGEKLIPLHAFDGQRFGLSGAWSGPTPSRISGDFAAISIGSGTPAVGTMTVPDGAVVLTSLNVGEAEAKLIERALEVSSGNRTKAAELLGISVRTLRNKLNAEKVGADGGGSE
- a CDS encoding acetamidase/formamidase family protein; translation: MTGRLGLAIICGGVLALGCRTPSSLTNVPVAAPATEWPAPAIRRTYSLLPTPKTVAWGWYDAAGEPVLHVESGDQVHLRALSTCSPQSLIRSGLDSNRVEKLAKDIFAARSSMKWGPGGHILTGPIYVDGADSGDVLEIRFRSIKPAIDYGCNSFGPRSGFLPEDFPGKSQSKIIELDTVRMVGHFAPGIDIPLHPFFGSVGLAPPASFGRVNSAPPSIWAGNLDNKELVAGTSLFIPVWTKGALLEVGDGHAAMGNGEVDITAIETSLIGDVQLVVHKNMHLDWPRAETPTHWIAMGTDSVLEKATKTAVRQGIQLLVDTYHLSREDAYQLLSVSSDVDVTQLVDGTVGVHVMIPKAIFAKDYSGAARK
- a CDS encoding glycosyl hydrolase, whose translation is MAGLTGLVGVAGIAELATWRRTGRHLGVGVHTVTPDVVKILQSLHVTQVRMTLDWQAWVEARDLNHDGVPDNVAYQRNLASALGQLDGAGIESLIVVHTPPAGADYSMTQGRAALATLLGQLVRTAPYRKRVWQIMNEMDGDAGFNGGRHDWFGASDKSLSQRDRGDLYGQFLPPVYDAIKSADPSAIVVTGGIALEPTGFYKGLAQRTTKFDAVAVHCYGRPVAPVFRSKSIAMRGVVGSTPLWCTEFGNNSTDDAAQANDIRDVVADFVQNNRYDRAYLYNLITDVAKGDTYGIVRPDLVRRPAARLLLDSLP